The following are encoded in a window of Sinomonas cyclohexanicum genomic DNA:
- a CDS encoding flavin-containing monooxygenase, whose amino-acid sequence MTSTQPQTSLPTGRDRRPRIIETIIVGGGQAGLATAHWLAETGREFLVIEASERIGTQWRERYDSLRLFTPGIANGLPGEPFPGPRFTFPSARELADYLEAYAAPFAERILTGARVTAVDALDGGGFRVETSAGEYRADNVVIAIGSDAMPTVPEVAGQLDPGIRQMHSSRYRNPDQFLPGPVLVVGAGTSGADLALEAVRSGHETWLSGRHPGEIPGSERVRGPIFWFVSNYVLSLKNPIGRKARPKIRGGSAPLVRTKRADLDAAGIHRTQARAVGAVDGKPQLDDGTVLDVANVLWCTGYRADYSFVPAATVGDDGFPLEHDGAAEGVPGLYFVGLVFQRTFASHLVGGVGKDAKLVAEMIGARSRTPVSTP is encoded by the coding sequence ATGACCAGCACCCAGCCCCAGACATCCCTCCCCACCGGACGCGATCGCCGCCCCCGAATCATCGAGACGATCATCGTCGGCGGCGGCCAGGCCGGCCTCGCCACGGCACACTGGCTCGCCGAGACGGGCCGCGAGTTCCTCGTCATCGAGGCCAGCGAGCGGATCGGCACTCAGTGGCGCGAGCGCTACGACTCCCTCCGCCTCTTCACGCCGGGCATTGCGAATGGGCTGCCCGGCGAGCCGTTCCCCGGCCCCAGGTTCACCTTCCCGAGCGCCCGCGAACTCGCCGACTACCTCGAGGCCTACGCCGCGCCGTTCGCCGAGCGGATCCTCACCGGGGCGCGGGTCACCGCGGTGGACGCTCTCGACGGCGGCGGGTTCCGCGTCGAGACGAGCGCGGGCGAGTACAGGGCGGACAACGTGGTGATCGCCATCGGATCCGACGCCATGCCGACCGTGCCCGAGGTCGCCGGGCAGCTCGACCCGGGTATCCGCCAGATGCACTCGAGCCGCTACCGGAACCCGGACCAGTTCCTCCCCGGGCCCGTGCTCGTGGTCGGTGCGGGGACCTCGGGGGCGGACCTCGCCCTCGAGGCGGTCCGGTCCGGGCACGAGACGTGGCTCTCCGGCCGCCATCCGGGGGAGATCCCTGGCAGCGAGCGTGTCCGGGGCCCGATCTTCTGGTTCGTCTCGAACTACGTCCTGAGCCTCAAGAACCCCATCGGGCGGAAGGCCCGGCCGAAGATCCGCGGCGGGAGCGCCCCGCTCGTGCGCACCAAGCGCGCGGACTTGGACGCCGCGGGCATCCACCGCACGCAGGCGCGGGCCGTGGGCGCCGTCGACGGGAAGCCGCAGCTCGACGACGGCACCGTGCTCGACGTCGCGAACGTCCTGTGGTGCACAGGCTATCGGGCAGACTACTCCTTCGTGCCCGCCGCGACGGTGGGCGACGACGGCTTCCCCCTCGAGCACGACGGCGCCGCCGAGGGCGTTCCGGGCCTGTACTTCGTAGGCCTCGTGTTCCAGCGCACCTTCGCCTCGCACCTCGTGGGCGGGGTGGGAAAGGACGCGAAGCTCGTGGCGGAGATGATCGGTGCGAGGTCACGCACCCCCGTCTCAACCCCCTAG
- a CDS encoding response regulator transcription factor has product MAALTPAPMLDDGRRLYEAGSWTSALEAFERADSAAPLAGSDLMLTAFSAYLLGREERSIDLLGRAFREFLGTHDDAAAARAAFWLSFTHDTRGDRAQAEAWGRRLAGIIDEAGLTAERALLLSGLGHRSLASPDAADTRRALELSREALAIARPARDTDTEVFSRLSAGWALLRLGRTTEGLGELDEAMATVASDEVRTPIVNGVAYCSVISASLWADDVARAREWTAVATAWCDRSPELVPFRGQCLVHRSQVKTLDGDWPGALEEALRAARRLLPADAGLASYQLGEVHRLAGRFAEAEDAYRLANSAGRRPEPGLMLLRLAQGRTDAAAVTARRLDTELTRRSEREEFLPAFVEVMAAAGDADAALEAAEELARIADRAERERPGRAPVPRARALAAEGTALCAAGEASRAVAALRDASLAWHDLGMPYLEARARAVLGRCYAALGDDEAAVLEVDAARTAFERLGAAPDLAALPTSPDGTTTAAAHAPSPAGPLTEREVEVMRLVAEGLTNRAIANRLVLSEKTVARHLANIYAKLGIASRAAATAYAYDHRLV; this is encoded by the coding sequence GTGGCGGCTCTCACCCCCGCACCCATGCTCGACGACGGGCGCCGCCTCTACGAGGCCGGTTCCTGGACCAGCGCGCTCGAGGCGTTCGAGCGTGCAGACTCGGCCGCGCCCCTCGCCGGCAGCGATCTCATGCTCACGGCCTTCAGCGCGTACCTCCTGGGGCGCGAGGAGCGCAGCATCGACCTTCTCGGCCGCGCCTTCCGGGAGTTCCTCGGGACGCACGACGACGCCGCTGCCGCCCGCGCCGCCTTCTGGCTCTCGTTCACGCACGACACGCGCGGGGACCGTGCCCAAGCCGAGGCCTGGGGACGCCGCCTCGCGGGGATCATCGATGAGGCCGGCCTCACGGCCGAACGGGCGCTCCTCCTCTCCGGGCTGGGCCACCGGAGCCTCGCCTCGCCGGATGCCGCCGACACCCGGCGCGCCCTCGAGCTCTCGCGGGAGGCGCTCGCGATCGCCCGGCCCGCCCGGGACACGGACACGGAGGTCTTCTCGCGGCTGAGCGCGGGGTGGGCCCTGCTCCGGCTCGGGCGCACCACGGAGGGCCTCGGCGAGCTCGACGAAGCGATGGCCACCGTGGCCTCCGACGAGGTGCGGACGCCGATCGTGAACGGCGTGGCCTACTGCTCGGTGATCTCCGCGTCCCTCTGGGCCGATGACGTGGCGAGGGCCCGCGAGTGGACCGCGGTCGCGACCGCGTGGTGCGACCGGAGCCCGGAGCTGGTGCCGTTCCGTGGCCAGTGCCTCGTGCACCGCTCGCAGGTGAAGACGCTCGACGGCGACTGGCCGGGCGCCCTCGAGGAGGCCCTCCGCGCGGCCCGGCGGCTGCTCCCCGCGGACGCGGGACTGGCCAGCTACCAGCTCGGCGAGGTCCACCGGCTCGCGGGACGCTTCGCCGAGGCGGAGGACGCGTATCGACTCGCGAACTCAGCCGGCCGCCGGCCCGAGCCCGGGCTCATGCTGCTCCGGCTCGCGCAGGGCCGCACCGATGCGGCGGCCGTAACGGCTCGCAGGCTCGACACCGAGCTGACCCGCCGCTCGGAACGGGAGGAGTTCCTGCCCGCCTTCGTCGAGGTGATGGCCGCCGCCGGGGACGCCGACGCCGCGCTCGAAGCCGCCGAGGAGCTCGCGCGGATCGCGGACCGGGCCGAGCGGGAGCGGCCCGGGCGTGCACCGGTTCCCCGTGCCCGGGCGCTCGCAGCGGAGGGCACGGCGTTGTGCGCAGCGGGCGAGGCCTCGCGTGCGGTCGCTGCCCTCCGCGACGCGTCCCTCGCATGGCACGACCTCGGCATGCCGTACCTCGAGGCCCGCGCCCGGGCGGTGCTCGGCCGGTGCTACGCGGCACTCGGCGACGACGAGGCGGCGGTGCTCGAGGTCGACGCCGCGCGGACCGCCTTCGAGCGGCTCGGCGCGGCGCCGGACCTTGCGGCCCTGCCCACCAGCCCTGATGGGACGACGACGGCCGCCGCCCACGCGCCGTCGCCCGCCGGTCCCCTCACCGAGCGGGAGGTAGAAGTGATGCGGCTCGTCGCTGAGGGCCTCACGAACCGGGCGATCGCGAACCGGCTCGTGCTGAGCGAGAAGACCGTGGCCCGGCACCTCGCGAACATCTACGCAAAGCTCGGCATCGCCTCGCGCGCCGCGGCGACGGCCTACGCCTACGACCACCGCCTCGTCTGA
- a CDS encoding zinc-dependent alcohol dehydrogenase family protein has protein sequence MRATMIHGTRDIRVEDRPDPELRLPGDALVRVTAACVCGSDLWPYRGVREITDAKPIGHEFVGVVEAVGDDVTAVKVGDFVVAPWAISCGECPSCRNGVQVACEHRAAWGATDEHGVPVDGGQGERVRVPMANGTLVAVPGVTEPDEALTKSLLTLSDVMGTGHHAALAAHVGPGRSVVVVGDGAVGLCGVLAAKRLGAERIIAMSRHEDRAAIAREFGATDVIAERGKESAEKVREILGGVLADSVLECVGTHESMDQALRCTRPGGSLGFVGVPAGGSELPIGTLFSKNISVGGGAASTRAYLPELLDDVLSGAINPGLVFDSVMPLEEAPEAYRAMDERRATKVMLVPAGAQR, from the coding sequence ATGCGCGCCACCATGATCCACGGAACCCGCGACATCCGCGTCGAAGACCGGCCCGACCCCGAGCTCCGCCTTCCCGGCGATGCCCTGGTCCGCGTGACGGCTGCGTGCGTGTGCGGCTCGGACCTCTGGCCCTACCGCGGCGTCCGGGAGATCACCGACGCCAAGCCCATCGGGCATGAGTTCGTCGGTGTGGTGGAGGCGGTGGGAGATGACGTCACCGCCGTGAAGGTGGGCGACTTCGTTGTCGCACCGTGGGCCATCTCGTGCGGGGAATGCCCCTCGTGCCGCAATGGGGTGCAGGTCGCGTGCGAGCACCGCGCCGCCTGGGGGGCCACCGACGAGCATGGCGTCCCCGTGGACGGCGGTCAGGGCGAGCGCGTCCGCGTGCCGATGGCCAACGGAACGCTCGTGGCCGTCCCCGGGGTCACCGAGCCGGACGAGGCGCTGACCAAGAGCCTTCTGACGCTCTCCGACGTCATGGGCACCGGGCACCACGCTGCGCTCGCCGCCCACGTGGGCCCGGGGCGGAGCGTCGTGGTGGTGGGCGACGGCGCCGTGGGCCTCTGCGGGGTCCTCGCGGCGAAGCGGCTGGGCGCCGAGAGGATCATCGCGATGTCCCGCCACGAGGACCGGGCCGCGATCGCGCGCGAGTTCGGCGCGACCGACGTCATCGCGGAGCGGGGCAAGGAGTCCGCGGAGAAGGTGCGGGAGATCCTCGGGGGCGTCCTGGCGGACTCCGTGCTCGAGTGCGTTGGGACGCACGAGTCCATGGATCAGGCGCTGCGCTGCACGCGCCCGGGCGGGAGCCTCGGGTTCGTAGGCGTCCCGGCCGGCGGGTCCGAGCTGCCGATTGGCACGCTGTTCTCGAAGAACATCTCCGTGGGCGGCGGGGCGGCCTCGACGCGCGCCTACCTGCCGGAGCTCCTCGACGACGTTCTCTCCGGCGCCATCAACCCCGGCCTCGTGTTCGACTCGGTCATGCCGCTCGAGGAGGCCCCCGAGGCGTACCGGGCCATGGACGAGCGCCGCGCGACCAAGGTCATGCTCGTCCCGGCGGGCGCGCAGCGATGA
- a CDS encoding nucleoside deaminase, which yields MTAAAPVTPPKSRDAGFEAAFAAAREGLSQGGIPIGAALVRGGELLAAGHNKRVQGGDPIAHGEMSALRAAGRQSSYRDTVMYTTLAPCAMCTGTIIQFKIPRVVVGEARTYPGELELLRSRGVEVEVLDDERCVEMMSAFIRENPELWAEDIAE from the coding sequence ATGACCGCCGCCGCGCCCGTCACCCCGCCGAAGAGCCGCGACGCCGGGTTCGAGGCCGCTTTCGCGGCCGCCCGCGAGGGCCTCTCGCAGGGTGGGATCCCGATCGGTGCCGCGCTGGTCCGCGGTGGCGAGCTGCTTGCCGCCGGGCACAACAAGCGCGTCCAGGGTGGGGACCCGATCGCGCACGGGGAGATGTCCGCTCTCCGGGCGGCGGGGCGCCAGAGCAGCTACCGGGACACGGTCATGTACACGACGCTCGCCCCGTGTGCGATGTGCACCGGGACGATCATCCAGTTCAAGATCCCGCGGGTCGTGGTGGGGGAGGCCCGCACCTACCCCGGCGAGCTCGAGCTGCTGCGCTCGCGGGGCGTCGAAGTCGAGGTGCTCGACGACGAGAGGTGCGTCGAGATGATGTCCGCGTTCATCCGTGAGAACCCCGAGTTGTGGGCCGAGGACATCGCCGAGTGA
- a CDS encoding IclR family transcriptional regulator, with the protein MTENSDASEGRGGSPVSTAIAVLRCFSVDEPLLGVTEIAARLGMHKSSASRILATLESEDLVERDPASRRYRLGLGIIAIAGPLLADLDVRRVAIPTLRELTERTGETSALLLWSGHEAVAVEQVPSPHQVKHTTALGTRYATALSASVQVFLATLPPERVRALIASGAVSLPATDDAGLDAYAVRLTEATGRGYAVNYGETSIDEVGVAAPVRDHRGDVVAAVLVSAPRFRVSEAQLGALGEACAKAAADVTRRLGGAPSPSVEGSLPR; encoded by the coding sequence ATGACTGAGAACAGCGACGCGTCCGAGGGGCGCGGGGGTTCCCCCGTCTCGACCGCGATCGCCGTGCTGCGCTGCTTCAGCGTCGACGAGCCGCTCCTGGGCGTCACCGAGATCGCCGCCCGACTGGGAATGCACAAGAGCTCCGCGTCCCGGATCCTGGCCACGCTCGAGTCCGAGGACCTCGTGGAACGCGACCCCGCCTCCCGGCGGTACCGGCTCGGGCTCGGGATCATCGCGATCGCGGGGCCCCTGCTCGCAGACCTCGACGTCCGGCGCGTGGCCATCCCGACGCTGCGCGAGCTGACGGAACGCACCGGCGAGACAAGCGCGCTCCTGCTGTGGAGCGGTCACGAGGCCGTGGCGGTCGAGCAGGTCCCGAGCCCCCACCAGGTCAAGCACACCACGGCGCTGGGCACCCGCTACGCGACCGCGCTCTCGGCGTCGGTCCAGGTGTTCCTCGCGACGCTGCCGCCGGAACGGGTCCGGGCGCTGATCGCCAGCGGCGCGGTGAGCCTCCCCGCCACGGACGACGCCGGGCTGGACGCCTACGCGGTGCGCCTCACCGAGGCGACGGGGCGCGGGTATGCGGTCAACTACGGCGAGACGTCGATCGACGAGGTCGGCGTCGCCGCGCCCGTGCGCGACCACCGCGGGGACGTCGTCGCGGCGGTCCTCGTCTCCGCGCCGCGGTTCCGCGTGTCCGAGGCGCAGCTCGGAGCACTGGGCGAGGCCTGCGCGAAGGCAGCCGCGGACGTCACGCGCCGCCTCGGCGGCGCCCCCTCCCCTAGCGTTGAGGGGTCACTTCCCCGTTGA